The genomic stretch GTCAGCTCGAACTCAAGCCAGCGGGCATCCACACCGTGCTCAAGGATCAGGCGACTCAAGGTGGCCAGTAGCTGGCTGTCCTGAAACTGACGGAAGCTCAGGTTGACCGCCATGTGCAGCGGTTCCAGACCGCGCTCGCACAGTGCCTGCATGTCACGCAGGGCACGGGAAATAACCCAGTAGCCCAAGGGCACGATCAGGCCGCTCTGCTCGGCCAGTGGCACGAACTCGCTGGGCGGCAGCAGCCCGCGCTCGGCATGGCGCCAGCGCACCAGCGCCTCCAGGCCAACAATGCGCCCGTCGGCCAGGTTAAGGCGGGGCTGATAGTGCAGCTCCAGCTCGTCGCGGCGCAGGGCGCGGCGCAATTCGCCTTCCAGGTCGGCAAGGCTGCGGGCGTTGCGGTTGATGCGTTCGTTGAACACATGGAAGGTGCAGCCCTGGCTGCTCTTGGCCTGACGCATGGCGATATGCGCGTGCCACATCAGCGGATCGGCGCCGCTCTGTGCGCGAGCATGGGCCAGGCCCAGGCTGCAGCCCAGCAACAGGCTTTCGCCGTCGATCCAGTAAGGTTCGGCCAAGGCCTCGACGATGCGTTCGGCCATCCATTCGGCGCGGTTGGCATCTCGGCGGGTATCGATCAGCAGGGCGAACTCGTCGCTGCCCAGGCGCGCCAACTGGTCGCCCGCTTCCAGCTGATGCTTCAGCCGTGCCACCACCTGCAGGATCAACCGGTCACCGCACTGGTGGCCGAGGGCGTCGTTGACGTGGCGGAAGTTGTCCAGGTCCAGGTGGCCAAGCGCAACACCACGGCCGTCGTTTTCGGCCAGGCGCGCATTGAGCAAAGCCTGGAAGCCCTGGCGGTTGGCGATGCCGGTCAGCGGGTCCTGCTCGGCCAGGCGCTGCAAGGTGGCGACCAGCACACCGCGCTCTCGCACATGGCGCAGTGAGCGGCGCAGGTTATCGGCGTTGAGCTGATCGCGTACCAGCCAGTCGCTGACAGCGCTGGGCGCCGCCTCAGGCTCGTGGTCAAGCAGCAGGATGGTCGGCAGCTCGCAACGCCCGGGGGCGGGCTGCAAGCCTGGCGTTGCCAGCACGACGGCCTGGCGATCATGACTGAACAGGCTGTCGACCGCCTCCCAGTTTGGCGCAGTCAGTAGCACGGCGCTGCCACCCAGTGCAGGCATGCAGGCGTGCAACAAGGCGGCCCATTCCGGCTCATCGGCCAACAGCAGCAAACGCAGAGGTTCGACAGGCGTGGACAAGCGGGCTCCTTAGGGCTTCACGGTGCAACGAGACTGGCGGGTATGCCACTGTATTCAATGAAAATGATTTTCAATTTTATACATGTTTTTCGGGTGTAGCATCCCGACGTATTTTGTCGTGCATCCTGCGCGAAACAGCACAAACCGGCAAATATGATTTTTTCAGCTACTAGCATTAGTGGCACTAATAGTGAGACGGACATAAAGTCTGACTCAGACGTCAGACGGTCGCGCCACAACGGCCCCATGCCTGTTAGAATGCGCGGCTATTTTCTGGCGACCCCCGGTTTCTAGCATGTCCCGACTCAATCCCCGGCAGCAGGAAGCCCGTGACTATGTCGGCGGCCCTCTTTTGGTGCTCGCCGGTGCAGGTTCGGGCAAGACCAGCGTGATCACGCGCAAGATTGCCCACCTCATCCAGAACTGCGGCATCCGCGCCCAGTACATCGTGGCGATGACCTTTACCAACAAGGCCGCGCGCGAGATGAAGGAGCGGGTTGCCACCTTGCTGCGCCCGGGGGAAGGCCGTGGCCTGACCGTGTGTACGTTCCACAACCTTGGCCTGAACATCATCCGCAAGGAACACGAGCGCCTGGGCTACAAGCCGGGTTTCTCGATCTTCGACGAGTCTGACATCAAAGCGCTGCTGTCGGACATCATGCAGAAGGAATACTCCGGCGACGACGGCATCGACGAGATCAAGAACATGATCGGTGCCTGGAAGAACGACCTTATCCTGCCACCAGAGGCCCTGGAAAAAGCGCGCAACCCACGCGAGCAGACCGCAGCCATCGTCTACACCCACTATCAGCGCACGCTCAAGGCGTTCAACGCGGTGGACTTCGACGACCTGATCCTGCTGCCGGTCAAACTGTTCCAGGAGCACCCCGAGGTGCTGGAGCGCTGGCAAAACCGTGTGCGCTACCTGCTGGTAGACGAATATCAGGACACCAACGCCAGCCAGTACCTGCTGGTGAAGATGCTGATCGGCATGCGCAACCAGTTCACCGTGGTAGGCGACGACGACCAGTCGATCTACGCCTGGCGTGGTGCACGCCCTGAGAACCTGATGCTGCTCAAGGAGGACTACCCCTCCCTGAAGATCGTCATGCTCGAGCAGAACTACCGCTCCACCAGCCGCATCCTGCGCTGTGCCAACGTGTTGATCGCCAACAACCCGCATGCGTTCGAGAAACAGCTGTGGAGCGAAATGGGCGTGGGCGACGAGATCCGCGTGATCCGCTGCAAGAACGAGGAAGCCGAGGCCGAACGCGTGGCCATGGAAATCCTCACCTTGCACCTGCGCACCAACCGCCCGTACAGCGACTTCGCCATCCTCTACCGCGGCAACTACCAGGCCAAGCTGATCGAACTGAAGCTGCAGCACCACCAGGTACCGTATCGTCTGTCGGGTGGTAACAGTTTCTTTGGCCGCCAGGAGGTCAAGGACCTGATGGCCTACCTGCGCCTGCTGGTGAACCCGGACGATGACAACGCCTACCTGCGTGTGATCAACGTACCGCGCCGGGAAATCGGCTCCACCACCCTGGAAAAGCTCGGTAATTACGCCACTGAGCGCGGTATATCGATGTACGCCGCCAGCGAGGAGCTGGGCCTGGGCGAGCATCTGGACGCCCGCTACACCGAGCGCTTGCAGCGCTTCAAGCATTGGCTGGATGGGGTACGCCACAAGGTCGCCCTGGAAGATCCTATTGCCGCGCTGCACGAGATGATCCGCGACATCGACTACGAGAACTGGATCCGCCAGCAGACCGCCAGCGACAAGGCCGCAGAGTTCCGCATCAGCAACGTGTGGTTCCTGGTGGAAGCACTGAAAAACACCCTCGAGAAGGACGAAGAGGGTGACATGACCATCGAAGACGCCATCGGCAAACTGGTGCTGCGCGACATGCTCGAGCGCCAGCAGGAAGAAGAAGAGAACGCCGAAGGTGTGCAGATGATGACCCTGCATGCCTCCAAGGGCCTGGAGTTCCCGTACGTGTTCATCATGGGCATGGAAGAGGAAATCCTCCCGCACCGCTCCAGCATCGAGGCCGACACCATCGAAGAGGAACGCCGCCTGGCCTACGTGGGCATCACCCGCGCGCGCCAGACCCTGGCCTTCACCTTCGCCGCCAAGCGCAAGCAGTACGGTGAAATCATCGACTGCACGCCCAGCCGGTTCCTCGACGAACTGCCTCCGGACGACCTGGCCTGGGAGGGCCTGGACGATGCGCCGGTCGAGGTGAAGGCCGCACGCGGCAACAACGCCTTGGCCGATATCCGGGCAATGCTCAAACGCTGATCAACCATTACTCTTTAACTTTGCCGCTGTTAGCGGCCACGGTGGTTTGTATGGCCGATTTGAGCTCACAAATCGGCCATACAGACCACTATCTACATCGAGGAAATCACAGTGGAAGCACTGCATCAGAAGATTCGCGAAGAAGGCATCGTGCTTTCCGATCAGGTTCTCAAAGTCGACGCGTTTCTCAACCACCAGATCGATCCGGCGCTGATGCAGCTGATCGGTGACGAGTTTGCCCGCCTGTTCGCCGATGCCGGCGTGACCAAGATCGTCACCATCGAAGCCTCGGGCATTGCCCCAGCGGTAATGACCGGTCTGAAACTGGGTGTGCCGGTCATCTTCGCTCGCAAGCACCAGTCGCTGACCCTGACCGAAAACCTGCTGACCGCCTCGGTGTATTCCTTCACCAAGCAGACCGAGAACACTGTGGCCATTTCGCCGCGTCACCTCAACAGCAGCGACCGCGTGCTGGTGATCGACGACTTCCTGGCCAACGGCAAGGCCTCGCAGGCGCTGATCTCGATCATCAAGCAGGCTGGCGCCACCGTGGCGGGCCTGGGCATTGTGATCGAGAAGTCGTTCCAGGGCGGCCGTGCCGAGCTGGACAGCCAGGGCTACCGCGTTGAATCGCTGGCCCGGGTGAAGTCGCTGGAAGGTGGTGTAGTCAGCTTCATCGAGTAAACGCGACACCTGCTTCGCGGGCACGCCCGCTCCCACAGGTGCAGCACAGGTCTCGAACGCTGTGCCGTACCTGTGGGAGCGGGCATGCCCGCGAATGGCCGCAACCCTTTTATCTGGTTGCCGCCAGCCCCGCCAACAACAAGCGCTGGTAAAGTTCTTCTTTAAGCCCCTGCGGCTGCCCCAACTGCATCCGCTCCAGGTGGCTTTCATACCCCTCCGGCCCCGGTGCATCCAACGCTGCCTTGCCCAGCTCCAGCACCTCGCTCAGCTTGAACTTGCTCTTCAACCAGTTCAGCGCCCGCAACAGATCCCGCTCCTCGGCCGTAAAGTCCGTGCCCATTGGATACTCCGGGAACAGCCGCGCATGCCGCGTCCGGATCGTTTCCAGCCGCTGCGGCGTATTGTCGGTGAAGCGAGCGTCCAGCTGAAAGCCCTTGGCCAGCTTGCCGGCCTCTTTTGCCTGCTCGATGAGCCCCTGCTGGAACCGCGAATCGCTCACTGCCAGCAACCGCGCAATCACCTCGCTGTCGGTCTGCCCACGCAAGTCAGCGATACCGTACTCGGTCACCACGATATCGCGCAGGTGCCGGGGGATGGTGCAGTGGCCATAGGTCCAGAACAGGTTTGAGGTCACCTCCCCGCCTGACTCGCGCCAGCTGCGCAAAAGCAGAATCGAACGTGC from Pseudomonas putida encodes the following:
- a CDS encoding xanthine phosphoribosyltransferase — its product is MEALHQKIREEGIVLSDQVLKVDAFLNHQIDPALMQLIGDEFARLFADAGVTKIVTIEASGIAPAVMTGLKLGVPVIFARKHQSLTLTENLLTASVYSFTKQTENTVAISPRHLNSSDRVLVIDDFLANGKASQALISIIKQAGATVAGLGIVIEKSFQGGRAELDSQGYRVESLARVKSLEGGVVSFIE
- the rep gene encoding DNA helicase Rep, encoding MSRLNPRQQEARDYVGGPLLVLAGAGSGKTSVITRKIAHLIQNCGIRAQYIVAMTFTNKAAREMKERVATLLRPGEGRGLTVCTFHNLGLNIIRKEHERLGYKPGFSIFDESDIKALLSDIMQKEYSGDDGIDEIKNMIGAWKNDLILPPEALEKARNPREQTAAIVYTHYQRTLKAFNAVDFDDLILLPVKLFQEHPEVLERWQNRVRYLLVDEYQDTNASQYLLVKMLIGMRNQFTVVGDDDQSIYAWRGARPENLMLLKEDYPSLKIVMLEQNYRSTSRILRCANVLIANNPHAFEKQLWSEMGVGDEIRVIRCKNEEAEAERVAMEILTLHLRTNRPYSDFAILYRGNYQAKLIELKLQHHQVPYRLSGGNSFFGRQEVKDLMAYLRLLVNPDDDNAYLRVINVPRREIGSTTLEKLGNYATERGISMYAASEELGLGEHLDARYTERLQRFKHWLDGVRHKVALEDPIAALHEMIRDIDYENWIRQQTASDKAAEFRISNVWFLVEALKNTLEKDEEGDMTIEDAIGKLVLRDMLERQQEEEENAEGVQMMTLHASKGLEFPYVFIMGMEEEILPHRSSIEADTIEEERRLAYVGITRARQTLAFTFAAKRKQYGEIIDCTPSRFLDELPPDDLAWEGLDDAPVEVKAARGNNALADIRAMLKR
- a CDS encoding EAL domain-containing protein; translated protein: MSTPVEPLRLLLLADEPEWAALLHACMPALGGSAVLLTAPNWEAVDSLFSHDRQAVVLATPGLQPAPGRCELPTILLLDHEPEAAPSAVSDWLVRDQLNADNLRRSLRHVRERGVLVATLQRLAEQDPLTGIANRQGFQALLNARLAENDGRGVALGHLDLDNFRHVNDALGHQCGDRLILQVVARLKHQLEAGDQLARLGSDEFALLIDTRRDANRAEWMAERIVEALAEPYWIDGESLLLGCSLGLAHARAQSGADPLMWHAHIAMRQAKSSQGCTFHVFNERINRNARSLADLEGELRRALRRDELELHYQPRLNLADGRIVGLEALVRWRHAERGLLPPSEFVPLAEQSGLIVPLGYWVISRALRDMQALCERGLEPLHMAVNLSFRQFQDSQLLATLSRLILEHGVDARWLEFELTETAVMRRNEVVRQTMDALGRLGVRFSLDDFGTGFSSFVHLNSLPIALLKVDRSFVAEMEMREENRKLVHAMINLAHNLSLEVVAEGVESEEQLALLRGFGCDQVQGFLVSKPLPIEELMAYLLQAPGRQLEAVL